In Dioscorea cayenensis subsp. rotundata cultivar TDr96_F1 chromosome 9, TDr96_F1_v2_PseudoChromosome.rev07_lg8_w22 25.fasta, whole genome shotgun sequence, a genomic segment contains:
- the LOC120268694 gene encoding protein NRT1/ PTR FAMILY 2.7-like translates to MDNDQLLSPPCPPPPHRRRLGGWITFPFITVAMIGTGIATGSMANNLTVYLIDMFNMGKLNAAQISSFVDGCLNIAPLLMAIVADSCFGSFLVISTSIISSSLGMLLFFLTATVSLLRPSSCSSIGPCESPTSLQLVVLYTAITLWIIGVGGTRLNPATMGANQFDNADDQSIFFTWYLFSLNVAALVGIVGIVYVEDNVGWGWGFGVSGALTVASLVLFISGRSLYCRHKPPHGSPFSALWNSMLLSVKRKMMKEKMVKLDEGGDNFCHYSTIGDDDDVQSLQDEIGDDHVPKASSVQSTNHHLQDLKTAAKIFPLFFSSVPVGISMSMQTTLTVLQALVMDRHIGHSFQIPPASMLLFNISSTALFICIFDSVVFPLWRRLTNHTPTPLQRIGLGYILCTIAMAMSAQVEHTRLDTLSDKPMSVLWLVPPLLLMGLGDALHYPGSMTLYYQEFPASMRSVATGMVSFVQWVWVLPKHCNDRNCQKVHLLVER, encoded by the exons ATGGATAATGATCAACTCCTTTCACCACCatgtcctcctcctcctcatcgcCGGAGACTTGGTGGCTGGATCACCTTCCCTTTCATCACTG TGGCGATGATAGGGACTGGGATTGCCACAGGAAGTATGGCAAACAACCTGACAGTGTATCTGATTGATATGTTCAATATGGGCAAGTTAAATGCTGCTCAGATTTCAAGCTTTGTTGATGGTTGTCTTAACATTGCTCCTCTTCTCATGGCTATTGTTGCTGACTCTTGCTTTGGTTCCTTTCTTGTTATATCCACTTCCATCATCTCTTCCTCTCTT GGAatgcttctcttcttcctcaCTGCAACTGTCAGCTTGTTAAGACCATCTTCATGTTCATCCATTGGTCCTTGTGAATCTCCAACTTCTTTGCAACTTGTAGTTCTCTACACTGCCATAACACTATGGATAATTGGGGTTGGAGGAACAAGGTTGAATCCAGCCACAATGGGAGCCAACCAGTTTGATAATGCTGATGATCAGAGTATATTCTTCACCTGGTATTTGTTCTCATTGAATGTTGCAGCACTGGTTGGAATTGTTGGCATTGTGTATGTTGAGGATAATGTTGGTTGGGGATGGGGTTTTGGTGTCAGTGGAGCTCTCACTGTTGCTAGTCTTGTTCTTTTCATCTCCGGCCGGAGTTTGTACTGCCGGCATAAGCCTCCTCATGGGAGTCCATTCTCTGCTCTTTGGAATTCAATGCTGTTGTCTGtgaagaggaagatgatgaaggaGAAGATGGTCAAGTTGGATGAAGGAGGTGATAACTTTTGTCATTACTCTAcaattggtgatgatgatgatgttcaaAG TTTGCAAGATGAAATTGGAGATGATCATGTCCCTAAAGCATCATCAGTTCAATCCACAAATCATCATCTTCAAGACTTGAAAACAGCAGCAAAgatttttccccttttcttctCATCAGTACCTGTAGGCATTTCCatgtccatgcaaacaaccctCACAGTCCTCCAAGCTCTGGTCATGGACCGCCACATTGGCCACTCTTTTCAAATCCCCCCAGCATCAATGCTCCTCTTCAATATCTCGTCCACAGCTCTTTTCATATGCATCTTTGACAGTGTAGTGTTCCCGCTCTGGCGACGCTTAACAAACCACACTCCGACGCCACTCCAGCGCATCGGCCTTGGCTACATTCTTTGCACCATTGCCATGGCAATGTCTGCACAAGTAGAACACACAAGACTTGATACATTGTCAGACAAGCCAATGTCTGTGTTATGGTTAGTGCCTCCATTGCTGCTTATGGGGTTAGGTGATGCACTGCATTATCCGGGAAGCATGACATTATATTACCAAGAGTTTCCGGCCTCCATGCGAAGCGTCGCCACTGGTATGGTGTCTTTTGTGCAATGGGTTTGGGTTCTACCTAAGCACTGCAACGATCGGAATTGTCAGAAAGTTCACCTACTGGTTGAACGATGA